One Campylobacter sputorum subsp. sputorum DNA segment encodes these proteins:
- the ribA gene encoding GTP cyclohydrolase II, with protein sequence MQIEISQIANLPSHFGMFKVQSFKEGKKEHLVIFKEPFGDILNVRIHSECLTGDALGSLKCDCGDQLAASLKYIYENTGMVIYLRQEGRNIGLLNKINAYSLQDKGYDTIEANHQLGFKADERTYEIVDFILKHYGIKKINLLTNNPQKLMGLKCVEVVKRVPIIIKSNKYNEKYLKVKQEKMGHMLDD encoded by the coding sequence ATGCAAATAGAAATTTCACAAATAGCTAACCTACCATCACATTTTGGTATGTTTAAAGTTCAATCTTTTAAAGAAGGCAAAAAAGAGCATTTAGTTATATTTAAAGAGCCTTTTGGGGATATTTTAAATGTAAGAATTCACTCAGAATGCTTAACTGGAGATGCGCTTGGAAGCCTTAAATGCGACTGCGGAGATCAGTTGGCAGCTAGTTTAAAATACATATACGAAAATACTGGCATGGTAATTTATCTTAGACAAGAAGGACGAAATATAGGATTATTAAATAAAATAAACGCATATTCTTTGCAAGATAAAGGCTATGATACAATTGAGGCAAATCATCAGCTAGGATTTAAAGCAGATGAAAGAACATATGAGATAGTGGATTTTATACTAAAACACTATGGCATAAAAAAAATAAATTTACTCACAAATAATCCCCAAAAACTGATGGGATTAAAATGCGTAGAAGTTGTAAAAAGAGTGCCAATAATTATCAAATCAAACAAATACAACGAAAAATATCTAAAAGTAAAACAGGAAAAAATGGGGCATATGCTTGATGATTGA
- the rsmG gene encoding 16S rRNA (guanine(527)-N(7))-methyltransferase RsmG, protein MIDIPDNFYEKCDKFKEILYKFNTIHSFTTYKNIDDVIEDSIKPLEFLNFYPKNAIDIGSGAGFPAIFLALILKDCKWSLYEPHTKKSSFLNYVKVALNLENIIVYNAKIESCKKFIADFITSRAVMKTKDLLQICNGFYDENTKFLFYKGSSVEDEIQDLNTKIFNDGVRNYLFMEKLC, encoded by the coding sequence ATGATTGATATACCTGATAATTTTTATGAAAAGTGTGATAAATTTAAAGAAATACTATATAAATTTAACACAATTCATAGTTTTACAACATACAAAAACATTGATGATGTCATAGAAGATAGCATAAAACCTTTAGAATTTTTAAATTTCTATCCTAAAAATGCTATTGATATAGGAAGTGGTGCTGGCTTTCCTGCAATTTTTTTAGCGCTTATTTTAAAAGATTGCAAATGGAGCTTATATGAACCACATACGAAAAAATCGTCATTTTTAAACTATGTAAAAGTGGCTTTAAATTTAGAAAATATTATAGTTTATAATGCTAAAATTGAGAGTTGCAAAAAATTTATAGCCGATTTTATAACATCAAGAGCAGTTATGAAAACCAAAGATTTACTTCAAATTTGCAATGGTTTCTATGATGAAAATACAAAATTCCTTTTTTACAAAGGAAGTAGTGTAGAAGACGAAATTCAAGATTTAAATACCAAAATATTTAATGACGGAGTAAGAAATTATCTATTTATGGAAAAATTATGTTAG
- a CDS encoding PP0621 family protein, which produces MLVKILALLAILFIIYILFFKMQRKNVENNTKKKKKNASIENFVECEKCSTFVELKDTVLKDGKYICKECIKKEQNADNW; this is translated from the coding sequence ATGTTAGTAAAAATTTTAGCACTTTTAGCCATTTTGTTTATTATATATATTTTATTTTTTAAAATGCAAAGAAAAAATGTAGAAAATAACACAAAAAAAAAGAAAAAAAATGCAAGTATAGAAAATTTTGTAGAATGCGAAAAATGTTCAACTTTTGTAGAGCTTAAAGATACTGTTTTAAAAGATGGTAAATACATATGCAAAGAGTGTATAAAAAAGGAGCAAAATGCAGATAATTGGTGA
- the htpX gene encoding zinc metalloprotease HtpX has protein sequence MEIFKTTFLMVALMLLFIFVGYSIGGEQGMIIAFLIACATNIFSYFFSDKIVLKHYNAIEVDQSNASGLYQIVRNLAAKAGTPMPKVCIIPDNTPNAFATGRNPSNAVVAVTEGLLNLLNEKEIQAVLAHEMSHVKHYDILTGSIAAVFAGAIAMLANFVQFGAMMGGNKDGENRGNPILMLVLAIIMPIVATIIQMSISRSREYAADKGAAMLTQNPQGLIDALSKLENYARSGAMLQNATPQSAHMFIINPFNGLKNSLSSLFRTHPSTQDRINALKEIKTNMGW, from the coding sequence ATGGAAATTTTTAAAACAACTTTTTTAATGGTGGCTTTAATGCTGCTTTTTATATTTGTGGGATACTCCATAGGCGGAGAACAAGGTATGATAATAGCATTTTTGATAGCTTGTGCTACAAATATTTTTAGCTACTTTTTTAGCGATAAAATAGTATTAAAACATTACAATGCAATAGAAGTTGATCAATCAAACGCAAGCGGACTTTATCAAATCGTGCGAAATTTAGCTGCTAAAGCTGGTACTCCTATGCCAAAAGTTTGCATTATACCAGATAATACACCAAATGCTTTTGCAACTGGAAGAAATCCATCAAATGCCGTAGTTGCAGTAACTGAGGGGCTTTTAAATTTACTTAATGAAAAAGAAATACAAGCTGTGCTAGCTCATGAGATGAGTCATGTTAAGCATTATGATATATTAACCGGCTCTATTGCAGCAGTTTTTGCAGGAGCTATAGCAATGCTTGCAAATTTCGTACAATTTGGAGCAATGATGGGTGGAAACAAAGATGGAGAAAACAGAGGAAACCCTATTTTGATGTTAGTTCTAGCTATAATTATGCCTATAGTTGCTACGATAATTCAAATGAGTATATCAAGAAGCAGAGAATACGCAGCAGACAAAGGTGCAGCTATGCTAACGCAAAATCCGCAAGGTTTGATAGATGCTCTTAGCAAACTAGAAAATTATGCAAGAAGTGGTGCTATGTTACAAAACGCAACACCGCAAAGTGCTCATATGTTTATAATAAATCCTTTTAATGGTTTAAAAAATAGCCTTTCATCTCTTTTTAGAACCCATCCAAGCACACAAGATAGAATTAACGCACTTAAAGAAATAAAAACAAATATGGGTTGGTAG
- a CDS encoding mechanosensitive ion channel domain-containing protein: protein MNNKFISIFILISFCLNFLYATDNNSSNALSSQNQELAENISKMVDANLTQDNQNQELVNIIAQKIVDDNTTEESEDTLKNTLFEFVDELIGINKQIDILKWQNDQNSTEDEVQKLTNTKTDLLNKIPSAITNQKFPLSFIEKYIEEKKKLTRDYKKYKNNTKSEQFIKTAIKLYTTELSEIFYSTLIKIEKMFIEGTNQSELKDIIEKSLLNIKTNNFTKIKILENDIDNNAQELYKEDFYIYELHKKTYEEIFEFLLSNTNLLASNMFFTSLNLKGFIKFINQRSPFDVETINSGKVVLISVIMLFFFSLRKSFANIIYFIFTIFSKNKDHKDNVKKEVVDIIKKPMGFLLLAYGVDISMSIFFYPSPVPIKFASGLNIVYILLYAWLVTSVMDGYGVMIIGHLAKKGGKKEILNLFIKVIYIIVIIIAILLILSSLGFNVSAFVASLGIGGLAIALATKDIIANFFASIMLILDNTFSQGDWIVCGNVEGTVVETGLRKTTIRTFDNALVFVPNSKIMDNSVKNWDRRKVGRQIKMYLSIDYSTTPNQIKACIADIKDMLTNHPGIAVPVETTSSKEIFKYGRSMVSVDDLAGYKNNLFVVLDEFSESSINIMIYCFSKSVVWAEFLSVKEDVMLKIMDILEKHHVKFAFPTRSIYLENAKDLRG, encoded by the coding sequence ATGAATAACAAATTTATATCTATTTTTATTCTTATATCTTTTTGTTTAAATTTTCTGTATGCGACTGATAATAATAGTTCAAATGCTTTGTCATCTCAAAATCAAGAACTAGCAGAAAATATATCAAAGATGGTTGATGCAAATTTAACCCAAGATAATCAAAATCAAGAACTTGTTAATATAATAGCCCAAAAAATAGTTGATGATAATACAACTGAAGAGTCCGAAGATACGCTCAAAAATACACTTTTTGAATTTGTAGATGAGTTAATTGGTATAAATAAACAAATAGATATATTAAAATGGCAAAATGATCAAAACTCAACCGAAGATGAAGTACAAAAATTAACTAATACTAAAACAGATTTATTAAATAAAATTCCATCAGCCATAACAAATCAAAAATTTCCATTAAGTTTTATAGAAAAATATATTGAGGAGAAAAAAAAATTAACAAGAGATTATAAAAAATACAAAAACAATACTAAAAGTGAGCAATTTATTAAAACTGCAATCAAGCTTTATACAACAGAACTTAGTGAGATTTTTTATTCTACATTGATAAAAATTGAAAAAATGTTCATTGAAGGAACTAATCAATCTGAATTAAAGGATATCATAGAAAAATCACTATTGAATATAAAAACTAACAATTTTACTAAAATAAAAATTTTAGAAAATGACATTGATAATAATGCTCAAGAACTTTATAAGGAAGATTTTTATATTTATGAACTGCATAAAAAGACATATGAAGAAATATTTGAATTTTTACTTTCAAATACAAATCTTCTTGCTAGTAATATGTTTTTTACAAGTCTAAATTTAAAAGGATTTATAAAATTTATAAATCAAAGAAGTCCTTTTGATGTAGAAACCATAAATAGTGGAAAAGTTGTTTTAATATCTGTGATTATGCTGTTTTTCTTTTCTCTTAGAAAATCATTTGCAAATATTATATATTTTATTTTTACTATTTTTTCAAAAAACAAAGATCATAAAGATAATGTAAAAAAAGAAGTTGTTGATATCATTAAAAAGCCTATGGGATTTTTACTCCTTGCCTATGGCGTTGATATTAGTATGAGTATATTTTTCTATCCATCGCCCGTTCCTATTAAATTTGCTAGTGGGTTAAATATAGTCTATATTCTCCTTTATGCTTGGTTGGTAACTAGTGTTATGGATGGTTATGGCGTAATGATAATAGGCCATCTTGCAAAAAAAGGTGGAAAGAAAGAGATTTTAAATTTATTTATAAAAGTAATCTATATAATAGTAATAATTATAGCAATTTTGCTTATTTTAAGTTCTCTTGGATTTAATGTATCGGCTTTTGTCGCTTCTCTTGGTATAGGAGGTTTGGCTATAGCTCTTGCAACAAAAGATATCATAGCTAACTTTTTTGCCTCAATAATGCTTATACTTGATAATACATTTTCTCAAGGAGATTGGATAGTTTGTGGAAATGTAGAAGGAACAGTTGTAGAAACTGGACTTAGAAAAACTACTATTAGAACATTTGACAACGCTCTTGTTTTTGTTCCAAATTCAAAAATAATGGATAATAGTGTTAAAAACTGGGATAGACGTAAAGTTGGAAGGCAAATCAAGATGTATTTGAGTATAGATTATAGCACTACTCCTAATCAAATTAAAGCTTGTATAGCAGATATAAAAGATATGCTAACAAATCATCCTGGTATAGCAGTACCTGTGGAAACAACAAGTTCAAAAGAAATATTTAAATATGGAAGAAGCATGGTTTCTGTTGATGATTTAGCTGGATATAAAAATAATCTTTTTGTTGTATTGGATGAATTTAGTGAATCATCTATAAATATCATGATATATTGCTTTTCAAAAAGCGTTGTTTGGGCAGAGTTTTTATCAGTTAAAGAAGATGTTATGTTAAAGATAATGGATATCTTAGAAAAACATCATGTAAAATTCGCTTTTCCAACTAGAAGCATTTATTTAGAAAATGCAAAAGATTTAAGGGGCTAG
- a CDS encoding putative metalloprotease CJM1_0395 family protein encodes MQIYTSFTPNNPYENNYNKNKNELSQEEKLQVAKLQKRDSEVKAHEAAHLASGAGLIRGLNYSYEKGPDGKQYAVGGEVMLDTSKGKTPQETIQKSEQIKRAALAPSNPSSADLKIAANAEAMKNNAQSELRKELIDTKVKFSSKNPLKIYNDTEIPNILGLF; translated from the coding sequence GTGCAAATATACACATCTTTTACACCAAATAATCCTTACGAAAATAATTATAATAAAAACAAAAATGAACTCTCGCAAGAAGAAAAACTACAAGTTGCAAAACTTCAAAAGCGAGATAGTGAAGTAAAAGCACACGAGGCGGCACATCTTGCAAGTGGAGCCGGTCTTATAAGAGGACTAAATTATAGTTATGAAAAAGGTCCAGATGGCAAGCAGTATGCTGTTGGTGGCGAGGTTATGCTTGATACTAGTAAAGGCAAAACTCCGCAAGAAACTATTCAAAAAAGTGAGCAGATAAAAAGGGCAGCCTTAGCGCCATCTAATCCAAGTTCTGCTGATTTAAAAATAGCTGCAAATGCTGAGGCTATGAAAAACAATGCACAATCTGAACTTAGAAAAGAGCTTATCGATACAAAAGTAAAATTTAGCTCAAAAAATCCTTTAAAAATATACAATGATACAGAAATTCCAAATATTTTAGGTTTATTTTAA
- a CDS encoding HU family DNA-binding protein, which produces MTKADFIQKVAEKAELTKKDTTAALDAVLESLTEVLSKGESMTFVGFGTFSVSERAARTIKVPGTQKEMKIAARNTVKFKVGKKLKESVANGGKTKAPAKGKKK; this is translated from the coding sequence ATGACAAAAGCGGATTTCATTCAAAAGGTTGCTGAAAAAGCAGAATTAACAAAAAAAGATACAACAGCTGCATTAGACGCTGTTTTAGAAAGCTTAACAGAGGTACTTTCTAAAGGCGAAAGCATGACTTTTGTAGGTTTTGGTACTTTTAGTGTATCAGAAAGAGCTGCTAGAACTATAAAAGTTCCAGGAACACAAAAAGAGATGAAAATAGCTGCTAGAAATACAGTTAAATTCAAAGTTGGTAAAAAACTTAAAGAGTCAGTTGCAAATGGTGGAAAAACAAAAGCACCTGCTAAAGGCAAGAAAAAATAA
- a CDS encoding SCO family protein, giving the protein MKNILTYIALAVVIFAISFGVSNILKDKNKYDFSAQSIDGKVTMGSFDGKYKIFYFGYTFCPDVCPTTLTLVSTALENNPKKDEIMIVFVTLDPQRDKVKETDEFVKYFYPNSVGIVVDNLDKMTSNFGVKYQIVDLKDSQMQYSVAHSSAIYLFDKDGNFVKEVTNLTMQEIKSSIEELLKH; this is encoded by the coding sequence GTGAAAAACATTCTTACATATATAGCTTTGGCGGTTGTTATATTTGCTATTAGTTTTGGTGTCTCAAATATACTAAAAGATAAAAACAAGTATGATTTTAGTGCTCAAAGTATCGATGGTAAAGTAACAATGGGCTCTTTTGATGGAAAATATAAGATATTTTATTTTGGTTATACTTTTTGTCCAGATGTTTGTCCTACCACTTTAACACTTGTTTCTACTGCTTTAGAAAATAATCCAAAAAAAGATGAAATTATGATTGTCTTTGTAACGCTTGATCCTCAAAGAGATAAAGTTAAAGAAACTGATGAGTTTGTGAAGTATTTTTACCCCAACTCAGTTGGTATTGTAGTAGATAATCTTGATAAAATGACATCAAATTTCGGTGTTAAATACCAAATAGTAGATCTTAAAGACTCTCAAATGCAATATTCTGTGGCACATAGTTCTGCAATTTATCTTTTTGATAAAGATGGAAATTTTGTAAAAGAAGTAACAAATTTAACAATGCAAGAAATAAAATCTTCCATAGAAGAGCTTTTAAAACACTAA
- a CDS encoding copper chaperone PCu(A)C: MKKIFLSTIVSGMMFAYAADIDVSNAYAKATPPNAKNSGAFMLIKNNTDKDIALVSATNSLSDVTELHTHIEENGMKKMIQVPKIDIKANSTTELKPGGLHVMFIGIKKPMVVGENVKMTLTFDNGQTVTLDKVPVKEIKPIKMH; this comes from the coding sequence ATGAAAAAAATATTTTTATCAACTATAGTTAGCGGAATGATGTTTGCGTATGCAGCAGATATTGATGTAAGCAATGCTTATGCAAAAGCTACGCCGCCAAATGCTAAAAATAGCGGTGCGTTTATGTTAATTAAAAATAATACCGATAAAGATATAGCTTTGGTTTCGGCTACAAATAGTCTTAGTGATGTTACAGAACTTCATACACATATAGAAGAAAATGGTATGAAAAAAATGATTCAAGTACCAAAAATAGACATTAAAGCTAACTCGACAACAGAGTTGAAGCCAGGTGGTTTACATGTAATGTTTATAGGTATTAAAAAACCAATGGTAGTTGGAGAAAATGTAAAAATGACACTTACTTTTGATAATGGACAAACAGTTACATTAGATAAAGTTCCTGTTAAGGAAATTAAACCTATTAAAATGCATTAA
- a CDS encoding L,D-transpeptidase family protein, producing the protein MKKIVLFVVLFIGLLYSKSLEQIYLEDGIEAVKKILDENIKKSNFWIDTIKDIDVKYGYYDNNTTIITVDKVGKKMSMYTYEDGNLTNIFHQDIITGELGDKFKEGDLKTPVGAYEVTRRFTPPSDYYGPIAFSLSYPNLYDKILGKTGGGIWIHGFPSDGNRKNELTTEGCVALKNDLLLEFDELMQKQTSRAIALISESGEAKASKDDIAILLRDIFFWKQAWTISDIDKYLNFYDDSFVRYDGMKFDDFKVMKKRIFDKKESKKIVFSDYEISPYPNSQGKKIFRIAFMEHYEAPSHKFQGQKTLYAMIKDGKMKIILEQ; encoded by the coding sequence TTGAAAAAAATAGTTCTTTTTGTTGTTTTGTTTATTGGCTTATTATATTCAAAAAGTTTAGAGCAAATTTATCTTGAAGATGGCATAGAAGCTGTAAAAAAGATATTAGATGAAAATATCAAAAAATCAAATTTTTGGATAGATACAATAAAAGATATAGATGTAAAATATGGTTATTATGATAATAATACAACCATAATAACGGTAGACAAAGTCGGTAAAAAAATGAGTATGTATACATATGAGGATGGAAATCTTACAAATATTTTTCATCAAGATATCATTACCGGGGAACTTGGCGATAAATTTAAAGAAGGTGATTTAAAAACGCCAGTTGGTGCGTATGAAGTTACAAGAAGATTTACTCCGCCAAGCGATTATTATGGACCAATAGCTTTTTCTCTATCTTATCCAAATTTATATGATAAAATACTTGGAAAAACAGGTGGCGGCATATGGATACACGGATTTCCAAGTGATGGAAATAGAAAAAACGAGCTTACGACAGAAGGTTGTGTGGCACTTAAAAACGATTTGCTTTTAGAATTTGATGAACTTATGCAAAAGCAAACATCAAGAGCAATAGCTCTTATATCAGAATCAGGTGAAGCAAAGGCTTCAAAAGATGATATTGCTATACTTTTAAGAGATATATTTTTTTGGAAACAAGCTTGGACTATTAGCGATATAGACAAATATTTAAACTTTTATGATGATAGTTTTGTTAGATATGATGGTATGAAATTTGATGATTTTAAAGTCATGAAAAAAAGGATATTTGACAAAAAAGAGAGTAAAAAAATTGTATTTAGTGATTATGAAATATCCCCATATCCAAACTCGCAAGGCAAAAAAATATTTAGAATAGCTTTTATGGAGCATTACGAAGCACCTAGTCATAAATTTCAAGGTCAAAAAACTCTATATGCTATGATAAAAGATGGTAAAATGAAAATTATTTTAGAACAGTAG
- a CDS encoding alanine racemase: protein MSEILINLNNLKHNVSQISTKIGSVRKIIAVLKDNAYGHGLVLMAKELANLGVRYACVRSIDEANDIKEFFDDILVLSHIPNGNENIDFTYAINDLSALEIIKENSKIHFAIDTLMHRNGILQKDFELACKIAKKRNLKLLGAYTHFRSADEIGSDYFAQKMVYEKSKKSLKAVACKFGYENLVFHSHNSAATNRAEKIDDDFIRVGISLYGYNEFCDTLNLKPILSLWANRVSKRVLKKGCCVGYGAKFCAKEDINIATYDLGYADGLFRYNGNGELFIENGKKLLGKMSMDSFSCEDSGEKICIFKDVTKWANFFNTINYEILVKLSPRIKRKIVTE from the coding sequence ATGTCTGAAATTTTAATAAATTTAAATAATTTAAAACATAATGTTTCGCAAATTTCAACCAAAATAGGAAGTGTTAGGAAAATCATAGCAGTTTTAAAAGACAATGCTTATGGACATGGTTTAGTTTTAATGGCAAAAGAACTAGCAAATTTAGGTGTGCGTTATGCTTGTGTAAGAAGTATAGATGAAGCTAACGATATAAAAGAATTTTTTGATGATATATTGGTGCTTTCACATATACCAAACGGAAATGAAAATATAGACTTTACATATGCCATAAATGATTTATCGGCACTTGAGATAATAAAAGAAAACTCAAAAATTCATTTTGCTATCGATACATTGATGCATAGAAATGGGATTTTGCAAAAAGATTTTGAACTTGCTTGTAAAATTGCCAAAAAAAGAAATTTAAAACTTCTTGGTGCATACACGCATTTTAGATCTGCTGATGAAATCGGCAGTGATTATTTTGCACAAAAAATGGTATATGAAAAATCAAAAAAAAGTTTAAAAGCCGTAGCTTGTAAATTTGGATATGAAAATTTAGTTTTTCACTCTCACAACTCAGCTGCTACAAATAGAGCCGAGAAAATTGATGATGATTTTATAAGAGTTGGCATATCTTTATATGGATATAATGAATTTTGTGATACATTAAATTTAAAACCGATACTTAGTTTATGGGCAAATAGAGTTAGTAAAAGAGTTTTAAAAAAGGGTTGTTGTGTGGGTTATGGAGCGAAATTTTGTGCTAAAGAAGATATAAATATCGCTACTTACGATTTAGGATACGCAGATGGTCTTTTTAGATATAATGGAAATGGCGAACTTTTTATAGAAAATGGTAAAAAACTACTTGGCAAAATGTCTATGGATAGTTTTAGCTGCGAAGATAGCGGAGAAAAAATTTGTATTTTTAAAGATGTTACAAAATGGGCTAACTTTTTTAACACAATAAATTATGAAATTTTAGTAAAGCTATCGCCA